The following proteins are co-located in the Candidatus Sulfotelmatobacter sp. genome:
- a CDS encoding S46 family peptidase, whose protein sequence is MPRSKIARFAAFAFLAAASGFVIAAFAPNTIRADEGMWTLDNPPSKILQERYGFAPTKEWLERIQHGCVNFGGGSGSFVSPNGLVLTNHHVALNQLQKMSTAEHNYVRDGFFAKTGSEEMPCPDLELKVLQSMDEVTKQVLAAVDPRATIAVQSSQRKAAMARLETEASQSTGLKCEVIELYHGAEYWLYRYKKYNDVRLVMAPEEQIAFYGGDPDNFSYPRHDLDMAFFRVYENGRPVHPDSWFRLSDAGPSENELVFVAGHPGATSRLKTVSQLEYERDCLRPTRITQQESRLKAIRAYAAESPENTRRAVDRDRGIENNLKRERAFLEILKDGPLLAQKRDAESALRARVAKDPKIAADCSGSWDKIASAEKELRGRYKQRLYRDLDRSARLVNLAENIVRYTAEVQKPNEKRFREYRDSNLPTMKFQIYSKAPVFPDLDAVILANSLEQARATLGPNDPWVKQALGGKEPMDVAKSLTQGTRIGDPTVRKQLMEGGAEAIAASADPMIVWVRGLDPIYRELRTWYEDHVETVESLEGGRIARARFALDGHSTYPDATGSLRLSPGKVAGYKQLTTDVPWKTTWFGLFDRSTSFDGRHPYDIPARVAAARGKLDLAGPLNFVCTTDIIGGNSGSPVLGKDLSLVGLIFDGNVQAFGWEFAYDDAQGRAVAVSSAAILQSLRKIYDMNNLADELQSGRTASVPATSADASGSAH, encoded by the coding sequence ATGCCACGCTCGAAGATCGCGCGCTTCGCCGCGTTCGCTTTCCTGGCCGCCGCGTCCGGCTTCGTCATCGCAGCCTTCGCCCCAAACACGATTCGCGCCGACGAAGGCATGTGGACGCTCGACAACCCGCCGAGCAAGATTCTTCAGGAAAGATACGGCTTTGCTCCCACGAAAGAATGGCTCGAGCGCATCCAGCACGGCTGCGTGAACTTTGGCGGCGGCTCGGGCTCGTTCGTCTCGCCGAACGGCCTGGTGCTGACCAACCATCACGTGGCGCTCAACCAGCTCCAGAAGATGTCGACGGCCGAGCACAACTACGTGCGCGACGGCTTTTTCGCGAAGACCGGCTCGGAAGAAATGCCCTGCCCGGATCTCGAGCTGAAGGTCCTGCAGTCCATGGATGAAGTCACCAAACAAGTGCTAGCGGCGGTCGATCCCAGGGCGACGATCGCGGTGCAGTCGAGCCAGCGCAAGGCCGCGATGGCCAGGCTCGAGACCGAGGCCTCGCAATCCACCGGGCTCAAGTGCGAGGTGATCGAGCTCTATCACGGCGCTGAGTACTGGCTCTATCGGTACAAGAAGTACAACGACGTGCGCCTGGTGATGGCGCCCGAAGAGCAGATCGCATTCTATGGCGGCGATCCCGACAATTTCTCGTACCCCAGGCATGATCTCGACATGGCGTTCTTCCGTGTCTACGAGAACGGCAGGCCGGTGCATCCCGATAGCTGGTTCAGGCTGAGCGACGCGGGTCCGTCCGAGAACGAACTGGTGTTCGTGGCCGGCCATCCCGGCGCCACCAGCCGGCTCAAGACCGTTTCGCAGCTCGAGTACGAGCGCGATTGCCTGCGCCCCACCCGCATTACGCAGCAGGAGAGCCGCTTGAAGGCGATCCGCGCCTACGCCGCCGAGAGCCCCGAGAACACGCGGCGCGCCGTCGATCGCGATCGCGGCATCGAGAACAATCTCAAGCGCGAACGCGCCTTCCTCGAGATCCTCAAGGACGGCCCGCTGCTCGCGCAGAAGCGCGACGCCGAGTCCGCGCTGCGCGCGCGCGTCGCCAAGGATCCCAAGATCGCCGCCGATTGCTCGGGCTCGTGGGACAAGATCGCCAGCGCCGAAAAGGAGCTGCGCGGGCGCTACAAGCAGCGTCTCTATCGCGATCTCGATCGCAGCGCGAGGCTCGTGAACCTGGCCGAGAACATCGTGCGCTACACCGCTGAGGTGCAGAAGCCGAACGAGAAGCGCTTCCGCGAGTATCGCGACTCGAATCTGCCCACCATGAAATTCCAGATCTACTCGAAGGCGCCGGTCTTCCCCGATCTCGACGCGGTGATCCTGGCCAACTCGCTCGAGCAGGCGCGCGCCACGCTCGGGCCCAACGATCCGTGGGTCAAGCAGGCGCTGGGCGGCAAGGAGCCGATGGACGTGGCGAAATCGCTCACGCAAGGAACCAGGATCGGCGACCCGACGGTGCGCAAGCAGCTGATGGAAGGCGGTGCCGAGGCGATCGCGGCCTCGGCCGACCCGATGATCGTGTGGGTGCGTGGCCTCGATCCGATCTATCGCGAGCTGCGCACCTGGTACGAGGATCATGTCGAGACCGTCGAGAGTCTCGAAGGCGGCCGCATCGCGCGCGCGCGCTTCGCGCTCGACGGCCATTCGACCTACCCCGACGCGACCGGCTCGCTGCGGCTATCGCCCGGCAAGGTCGCCGGCTACAAGCAGCTCACCACCGACGTGCCGTGGAAGACCACGTGGTTCGGGCTCTTCGATCGCTCGACCAGCTTCGACGGCCGCCATCCCTACGACATTCCAGCGCGGGTCGCGGCCGCTCGCGGCAAGCTCGACCTCGCCGGCCCGCTCAACTTCGTCTGCACCACCGACATCATCGGCGGCAATTCTGGGTCCCCGGTGCTGGGCAAGGATCTGAGCCTGGTCGGGCTGATCTTCGACGGCAACGTGCAGGCGTTCGGCTGGGAGTTCGCATACGACGACGCGCAGGGGCGCGCGGTGGCGGTCAGCTCGGCCGCGATCCTGCAATCGCTGCGCAAGATTTACGACATGAACAATCTCGCCGACGAGCTCCAGTCCGGCCGGACCGCCTCGGTACCGGCGACCTCGGCGGACGCGTCCGGATCGGCGCATTGA
- a CDS encoding isoprenylcysteine carboxylmethyltransferase family protein: MTHTAILRSLLWAALFVTLWWWLASLARGFDHALGGPLPVWLRAFAPELIGAGAVLAFLCVITFGLHGRGTPAPFDPPREFVASGPYRFVRNPMYIGAALTLAGAGLWLQSPGILVLAAVGLMAAHLFVISVEEPSLEKQFGESYRAYKRSVRRWIPRRPTNSS, translated from the coding sequence GTGACCCATACGGCGATCCTTCGCTCGCTCTTGTGGGCGGCGCTGTTCGTCACGCTCTGGTGGTGGCTGGCTTCACTCGCGCGCGGCTTCGATCACGCGCTCGGCGGCCCATTGCCGGTCTGGCTGCGCGCCTTTGCCCCCGAGCTGATCGGGGCCGGCGCGGTTCTCGCGTTCCTGTGCGTGATCACGTTTGGACTTCACGGCCGAGGCACTCCAGCGCCGTTCGATCCGCCGCGCGAATTTGTCGCGAGCGGCCCCTACCGATTCGTGCGCAACCCGATGTACATCGGCGCGGCGCTGACGCTGGCCGGCGCAGGACTATGGCTCCAGTCGCCGGGAATTCTCGTGCTGGCGGCGGTTGGACTCATGGCCGCGCATTTGTTTGTGATTTCGGTTGAAGAGCCGTCTCTCGAAAAGCAATTTGGCGAAAGCTATCGAGCGTACAAGCGCTCGGTGAGGCGCTGGATTCCGAGGCGTCCAACAAACAGCTCTTGA
- the acs gene encoding acetate--CoA ligase, whose amino-acid sequence MADEIVEVKPHIRERAWIQSMDEYLRLYRQSIMDPDSYWAEQAKSLDWFHPWNQVLDADYEEIDFAWFSGGRLNACFNCVDRHLDSRGGQTAILWAADEPGVYKHVTYRELKHNVCRLANALIAHGVKKGDRVCIYMPMIPETAYAMLACARIGAIHSVVFGGFSADSLRDRIVDAGCRVLITANEGLRGGRKIPLKAIADRAIEGMDMVQTVLVARRTEADVPMKPGRDLWLHEEMHRQRSTCSIEWMGAEDPLFILYTSGSTGKPKGLMHTTGGYLVFAAHTHKLIFDYHPGDVYCCAADVGWITGHSYIVYGPLANGATTVMFESTPVYPDAGRYWRMVDDLGINIFYTAPTALRAIAQAGDEFVTQSSRKSLRILGSVGEPINPEIWRWYHDVVGEKRCAVVDTWWQTETGGILITPLPGVTPTKPGSATLPFFGVRPIVVNPENGVIQDGNGVTGALCLASPWPGQARTVWGDHQRFRETYFSQYKGFYFTGDGCRRDQDGYYWITGRIDDVLNVSGHRLGTAEVESALVAHEAVAEAAVVGYPHRIKGQGIYAYVIVGADYARRDRGELEGALKEQVKQVIGGFAAPDIVHIATGLPKTRSGKIMRRILRKIASGEYEGLGDVTTLAEPEVVEKLIEQHRGRAAR is encoded by the coding sequence GTGGCAGACGAAATCGTCGAGGTCAAGCCGCACATCCGCGAGCGCGCCTGGATCCAGTCGATGGACGAATACCTGCGCCTCTACCGGCAATCCATCATGGATCCCGACTCGTACTGGGCCGAGCAGGCGAAGTCCCTCGATTGGTTCCACCCCTGGAATCAGGTGCTCGATGCCGATTACGAGGAGATCGACTTCGCGTGGTTCTCCGGCGGGCGACTCAACGCGTGCTTCAACTGCGTGGACCGGCACCTCGATTCGCGCGGCGGCCAGACCGCGATCCTGTGGGCGGCCGACGAGCCCGGCGTCTACAAGCACGTCACCTATCGCGAGCTCAAGCACAACGTCTGCCGGCTCGCGAACGCGTTGATCGCGCACGGGGTGAAGAAGGGCGACCGTGTCTGCATCTACATGCCGATGATCCCGGAGACCGCCTACGCAATGCTGGCGTGCGCGCGAATCGGCGCGATCCATTCGGTGGTGTTCGGCGGCTTCAGCGCCGATTCGCTGCGCGATCGGATCGTGGACGCCGGCTGCAGGGTGCTGATCACCGCCAACGAAGGGCTGCGCGGCGGGCGCAAGATTCCGCTCAAGGCGATCGCCGATCGCGCGATCGAAGGCATGGACATGGTGCAGACCGTGCTGGTGGCGCGTCGCACCGAGGCCGACGTGCCGATGAAGCCGGGGCGCGACCTGTGGCTGCACGAAGAGATGCACCGCCAGCGCTCGACCTGCAGCATCGAGTGGATGGGAGCTGAAGATCCGCTGTTCATTCTCTACACGTCGGGCAGCACCGGGAAGCCGAAGGGCCTGATGCACACCACCGGCGGCTATCTCGTGTTCGCCGCGCACACCCACAAACTCATCTTCGACTACCACCCGGGCGATGTCTATTGCTGCGCCGCCGACGTCGGCTGGATCACCGGGCACAGCTATATCGTCTATGGGCCGCTGGCGAATGGCGCGACCACGGTGATGTTCGAGAGCACGCCGGTGTACCCGGATGCCGGCCGCTACTGGCGGATGGTGGACGACCTCGGCATCAATATCTTCTACACCGCACCCACTGCTCTGCGCGCGATCGCTCAGGCCGGCGACGAATTCGTGACGCAGAGCTCGCGCAAGTCGCTGCGCATCCTGGGCAGCGTCGGAGAACCGATCAATCCCGAGATCTGGCGCTGGTATCACGACGTGGTGGGAGAGAAGCGCTGCGCGGTGGTGGACACCTGGTGGCAGACCGAGACCGGCGGGATCCTCATCACGCCGCTTCCCGGCGTCACGCCGACCAAGCCCGGCTCGGCGACGCTGCCGTTCTTCGGCGTGCGGCCAATCGTGGTGAATCCCGAGAATGGCGTGATCCAGGACGGGAACGGCGTCACCGGCGCGCTGTGTCTCGCCTCGCCGTGGCCGGGGCAGGCGCGCACCGTGTGGGGCGATCATCAGAGATTTCGAGAGACCTACTTTTCACAATACAAGGGCTTCTACTTCACCGGCGACGGCTGCCGGCGCGATCAAGACGGCTACTACTGGATCACGGGGCGCATCGACGACGTGCTGAACGTCTCGGGGCATCGGCTCGGGACCGCCGAGGTCGAAAGCGCGCTGGTGGCGCACGAGGCGGTGGCCGAAGCGGCGGTGGTGGGCTATCCCCACCGCATCAAGGGTCAGGGCATCTATGCCTACGTGATTGTCGGCGCCGACTACGCGAGGCGCGATCGCGGCGAACTGGAGGGCGCGCTCAAGGAGCAGGTGAAGCAAGTGATCGGCGGATTCGCCGCGCCCGATATCGTGCACATCGCGACCGGGCTGCCGAAGACGCGCAGCGGAAAGATCATGCGCCGCATCCTGCGCAAGATCGCCTCTGGCGAGTACGAAGGCCTGGGCGACGTAACCACGCTCGCCGAGCCCGAGGTGGTCGAGAAGCTGATCGAGCAGCATCGGGGGCGGGCGGCGAGATAG